The following nucleotide sequence is from Hevea brasiliensis isolate MT/VB/25A 57/8 chromosome 7, ASM3005281v1, whole genome shotgun sequence.
aattaattatgaaatcACAAATTAATAGTCAAGTTTCTTTTTAAACTAATGGCAATCAATgaccttattattattattattattattattattattattattattattattattattattatagagagTAATATgtggcaaataatatttttatataaatgaatttgttaaaaaattatagaaataattataatttttaaatattgcatttaatcataaaaaaatcataattttttaaaaattaaattttaaagaaaataataatttaaatcataaatgctaaagtagtattataaataataataataataataattattattaaaagaaaaataaataataattaataattaatatttataaataatataaataattttaaaatattatatttaattacaaaatattttaatttttaaaaattaaattttaaaaaaaataataatttaaattataaatgttaaacTAGCAtcgtaaataataatgataattaaaagagaaataaaaaaattaaataataattagtataaaggaaaatatttatgattgattatgatattataaattaatggttaattttctttgaattaatggCCATTAAtagccttttattattattattattattattattattattattattattattattattattattattattattattattaagagtaacatgtggtaaataatattttttgcataaataaatttttaataaaaataatataaataatttttaaagattatatttaatcataaaatatcttaatttttgaaaaatgaaattttaaagaaaataataatctaGATTATAAATGGTAAGGTACTattgtaaaaaataataataattaaaaaagaaataaaaaattaaataataattagtatttataaaataatataaataatttttaaatattacatttaattataaaatatcttaatttttaaaaattaaattttaaaaaaaataataatttaaattataaatattaaggtggtattgtaaataataatagtaactaaaagaaaaaaaaaaactaaataataatcAGTAAAAATAAAAGTGATTTTGAAATGTGATATGTGGTAAAGTTTTAAAAGAAATTACCATATGTCATTTTCTTGAAAATATCTatttgctatatatatatatatatcagtttTTCTAATTGGTGCAAAATTACACCCATTAAGGTGTAGTTAATGAACCCCACTAATATGGGGGACCATAATTTTGACAATACATGATTAATGCTAACATTATCGTAACCACACTAGTTAACTCTAAAATATTTTAACTTCCCTCCGATTTAACTTCAttagaaaaaaaaagttattctATTTCCTCTCTAATTTTTAATGACTTTTcatctcatcattaatctcttcttttttttttcaaattacatTCACTTGCCATGATATACTTAAAGGCAGATTATCTACTTAGCAGCAGAGTTTCTTTTTAAAGCAAACAATAACTTTCCTTAACCATGCAATCAGTAGAAGAATTTCATCTTATGAGggtacataattttttttatcattattattatttttagctTCTTAAACTtataagaaaataagaaaaaatcaatcaaaatttaCCAGTGTTATATTTACTTTTTTActatatcagaaactaaaatttgtGAAATCTTTTATGAGATTTGCATCATCTGTACTATTTTATACTTTTCTAAATAGACTTACACTATTTTAATTGTACTATCCAAGCAATTATACTTAACTTTTATGATCCCAATGCAAGTACAACTTCTTTTGGACTGAGATTATAAATTTATGCATCTTAACTCTTattctttgatttttataataagtttttgattttttttttctagaaaaattttgacttaaatgtgatTCCTAGAATTGACGTGGTAAATGAGAGTAATGACCAAAACATGATGGAGAATATGTTCAAACCATTTATAGGTCAATGCTTTTTAAGTGAGGAAGAggcttttattttttataaaattatgcaAGAAAGCATAGTTTTTCACGTAAAAAGAGCATATTTATACTtacaaatagagaaaaaaaagtaGCGTGATTTTGTTTGTAGTTGTGCGGGAAAACCACAAGAAAAAATAGTTGATTTAACCAAAGATCAAAGAAATAGAGCATCTATTACGTGCGAATGCAAAGCTCATATGTGAATTGTGTTGAAAAAATCATTTAACATTTTCCCTGAAGAGTGGCAGGGagtgaaatttgaagaatttcACAATCATAATTTATTGTCTCTAAAAGAAGTTCGCTTCCTTACAATAAATCACACTATATGTAAAAAGGATGAAGAGCGCATTCTTTTGTACAAAGAAGGAGGTCTTTCTGTCAGACAAATTATACGTGTGATGGAACTTGAGAGGGGTATTAAACATGGTCATCTTCCCTTTCTTGCAAAGGATATGTATAATCTAATCAATAGAGTATGTAGAAAAGAGAAAGAGAATGACGCCATAGATCTATTGCAATTTTGCAAAGCTATTAAAGATGAGAATCCCAACTTTTAGTATGCCTTCAAAGTTGATAAAGAGGGAAGGTTGGAGCACATATTCTGGTCTCCAACACATTGTTTTGATTGGTATAAAAAACTTGGAGATGTAGTTGTGTTTGATACAACTTATAAGGTAAACTCATATGGAATGTCATTTGGTATGTTTGTGGATATGGGCAATCATGGAAGGACCATTTTATTTAGTTGTGCACTAATTCGAAATGAGACTAGAAGCACATTTTCATAGCTAATGAAGGTAAAAAAATGTTTACATGCTTCACAACTTTGACTATTTTATGCTTACATAATTAGTTATTAATACAATCTTAGTTGTAGAACTTTGTATCATTGATGAAAAAGGCTCCTTTAACGATTTTGATAGGTCAAGATCCATGGATGACTGAAGCTATAGCAAGTGAAATGCCAACTACAAAGCATGCTTTTTATATATGGCACGTCACTTCTAAATTCAGTAATTGATTTACTTCAGTTCTTCATCATCAGTACTCAAATTAGTGTTCTGATTTTTACAAAATATACAAATTAGTcacttttgaagaatttaaacaTCAATGGCCACTTGTAATTACGAAGTATAACCTGAACGCAAACAAGCATATTCGTGGTTTACATGCTATAAGACATTTTTGGGTGCCAGGATATCTTCGTCATTATTTTTTGGAGGAATGACTACAGCAAGAAGATCAGAGAGCATTAATGCCTTTATGAAGAGATTTGTAGCTTCTCACTTATGTTTTGTTAAATTTATGAAACAAGTAAAAATTTATTGCTCATATTAACttattctgttttttttttttataagaagtttattttttaaaatttttgtttaagTAAATGAAAAGTAGTGATTTAATAGCTACAAgtcaatttatattattaaagtgTGATCCAAGGGTTATGTTATTGTCTATGTTGATAATATAATCATGCTTATTGTTTTATCGTGCAAGAAAGCTAAAGACAAGATCAATTGTTTATCCATCGTACAATATCATATAATTggttaaaaaattatatgattggCTTTGTAGGTTGAGCTAGCTATAGAAGATATTGAGCATATACAACTATAAAATACCATGTTACAAAAGTACAGAGGGTCTTTTATGAGATCTAAATCACCATTGGAGGAGCAAGCTTACAGCATCTTGACACCATATGCTTTCAAAAAGTTTCAAGATGAATTTGCAATGGCGACTGGATATACAGTGCTTCAGATAAATGTATCTCAGTTTGTGGTGCAATACTTTGATACAACAAGAAGCGAAAAACACGTGGTATTCTGGAATGGTAGGCAAGCAGCTTGCAGTTGCAAGCATTTTGAGTTTTGGGGCATACTTCGTCGTCATATTTTGAGTGTGTTCCTTCATAAAGACTATTTTCAAATTCCTGATGTCTACTTCCTAATGCGCTGGCGTAGTGATTTATTATCACAAGTTACTAGCAATATTCTCTTGTCCCTTCAACAAGTGGAATCAAATGTCAGTCTTACAATAAATGGCAATTCAGGTGCTGGAAATATTGATTATGTTCATTGTCCTCCTAACTCAAAGACTAAAGGAGGTCCCTCACATAAGCGGATGAAAAGGGAAAAAGATTCAGTAAAAAGAGTGAAGAGTTGTGGATTTTGCAAAGTTGGAGGCCACAATATCACCAAGTGCCCACATAAGAAAACAAAGACATCAACACCGATGCACATTGGGACAAGCGGAAAAGAGTTGCAGCTGAATATGGAATAATTAACCCAATTTTctctataaattttagatttttaagttttattattttcatttgtttCTAGGTCATGGATGTCATATTTTTTTGGCATTTTTTTAAGTAGTTAACTTGTAAACTTTGAGTTAGTTTTATTTGCAATTTTACTGTTTTGGTTCTGACTACGAGATTTGAAAGGTTTAAAAAGATTATTAATTTTTATGCCTGTTTATATTGCTAATTAGGAACCTGGTGGAGGTGGGCTCCCTTGGTCAGGTGTTGCTATTCTATACTTTTTTATTTTATGGGTTAATTGAGGATCGATTTGTCATACAATACAATActcaatttttttatatatgttaTGCTAtaagttttctttttctttttttctttttaatttctataCAATGTACTACTTCGGAGTAAAAATATTTTTAGTTGCTTTCTCTAGCTATGGTATTTCATGGGTAAATCTAAacttagttatttaatttttcataattttagtttaattttagtaAAATAAGTCATCTGAAAAACTAAGTGATAAATTGGACTCTAGTATTAAAATTAAATGACttagattaaaattaataataaagtaagtcactatttatatttttaatttggattttataacttgatttttaaattgagtaaaattcattaaaaaaataattaatctttatattttaagaATTGATAAAATATCATGTTGAATGGACTGGCAAACATTTTAAGGGTAGAGATAAATAGCAGActgatcaaaagaaaaaaaaaagtctctAATGCGCTTTACACTGGAAGTTTATGAggaaatgtaaattaaaaaaaaaaatctaataaaggTGAGTGTACAGACTAGGGGAGGTTGAGTTAAATTGGTATTTGTAATGGGATTAACTGTGGTTGCAATAAAGTTAGCATTAATCATGTATTGTCAAAATTGTGGTTCCCCATATTAGTGGGGTTCATTAACTACACCTTAATGGGTGCAATTTTGTACCCATTAGAAAAACTGTAAATAGATTGCCTTGACCCTCTCTCCATTACTTCCCCCTtactttttcttattttctttctatCCATCTTTTTTATGCTCTGCACTAACACCTTTCTtcccttttattttttctttatttttcatctTTTGATAGAAAACTATATAAACTATATGTGTAAAAAAGTTAATTAGTTCTCATAAATCTACAAGTAATCAATGTGAtaattcatgaaaattatttccaatagaaaaaatacaaaaataatatttatagaattgaatgaaaatacttgaacaatttaaaatttgcaaatttagatTTAGTTTTCACAcaagaaaattttcatttttatttaggaatatgtttttcaaaatattatttttaaaaatataaagaccaactaattagtttaattaaaatatatagactaaatagtagttatattttttaaaatataaagaccaattaattaatttgactaaaataaaataatgaaataataatttgattgatattaaaatttattgactaataaaaaattaatgaaaagactaaaaaatttaatggaaataaaatataaggacta
It contains:
- the LOC110671310 gene encoding putative protein FAR1-RELATED SEQUENCE 10 yields the protein MLQKYRGSFMRSKSPLEEQAYSILTPYAFKKFQDEFAMATGYTVLQINVSQFVVQYFDTTRSEKHVVFWNGRQAACSCKHFEFWGILRRHILSVFLHKDYFQIPDVYFLMRWRSDLLSQVTSNILLSLQQVESNVSLTINGNSGAGNIDYVHCPPNSKTKGGPSHKRMKREKDSVKRVKSCGFCKVGGHNITKCPHKKTKTSTPMHIGTSGKELQLNME